A stretch of Gambusia affinis linkage group LG10, SWU_Gaff_1.0, whole genome shotgun sequence DNA encodes these proteins:
- the tmem44 gene encoding transmembrane protein 44 isoform X2 produces MDGGASTAEDELRGSSDHFITSLRAFWLHSVASCGSPGAAHLCVPAGLTLLSAVLLLLSYLLIVCRKYKLRGEYSKETMIVFYSFLGNLCSTVGAVLARQFHLQISMAAFAALMDGVHCILCCLPVFLCWNSKTQRRLRAVKRRRRQHFLAVGVLMVVAGGFLKSRVDEPITIRSVSGRKLLHSSIQISSWRLMMDSKEILGYILGLLASVIAWTSRFPALCRARRGQNLTQTFIVSGFLCSISGALYTAAILLYDVRFRFLIRVMPWLLSSIGCVILDLLILVIHWCKIGTRQKTMKLSPDIEGLLGMNTEHTAVMKQQKKQQKPPSAQTKNVQKTIEMGQYMDVSGQKTSKLLSLKDVTLTKDGLDVGPPHRMVRVDGLCSSDTSYSSSSDSTDLEWDFEAAIAQWSKPAAEPQEGDKFLLQDWPTNPKPFSVCICSMAGLPQKSQCSANESSSAVS; encoded by the exons ATGGATGGAGGTGCCTCGACCGCTGAGGATGAGCTCAGAGGAAGCTCTGATCATTTCATCACCAGCCTCCGTGCCTTTTGGCTTCACTCGGTCGCCAGCTGCGGGTCTCCAGGCGCGGCCCATCTGTGCGTCCCCGCTGGTCTCACATTGCTTTCCGCTGTCCTATTGCTCCTTTCTTACCTCTT GATCGTGTGTAGGAAGTATAAATTAAGAGGAGAATATTCAAAGGAAACCATGATAGTCTTCTACAGTTTTCTGGGTAACCTGTGCAGCACTGTGGGAGCAGTTCTGGCTAGACAGTTTCACCTACAG ATTTCTATGGCTGCGTTTGCTGCTTTAATGGATGGTGTGCACTGTATCTTGTGCTGCCTTCCGGTGTTCCTGTGTTGGAACTCCAAAACTC AGCGGAGGCTGAGGGCGGTGAAGAGGCGCAGGAGGCAGCATTTTCTGGCTGTGGGTGTGTTGATGGTGGTTGCAGGAGGGTTCCTGAAGTCCAGAGTTGATGAACCTATAACGATTAGATCTGTCAGTGGAAGGAAGCTGCTGCACAGCTCCATTCAAATCTCCAGCTGGAGACTGATGATG GACAGCAAAGAAATCCTTGGTTACATTCTGGGCCTGCTGGCCTCTGTCATTGCCTGGACCTCCAGGTTCCCTGCACTCTGCAGAGCA aggCGAGGACAGAACCTGACCCAGACATTTATTGTCTCTGGGTTTTTGTGCTCCATATCTGGTGCCCTCTACACTGCAGCCATCCTCTTATATGACGTCCGGTTCAGATTTCTTATCAGAGTTATGCCTTGGTTGCTGTCATCGATTGGCTGTGTCATCCTGGACCTGCTT ATTTTAGTGATCCACTGGTGCAAGATAGGAACCAGGCAGAAGACAATGAAACTATCACCAGATATAGAAGGACTTTTAGGCATGAACACTGAACATACTGCTGtcatgaagcagcagaaaaaacagcaaaaacctccatcagcacaaacaaaa AATGTACAGAAGACGATTGAGATGGGCCAATATATGGACGTCAGTGGTCAAAAGACATCTAAA ctgcTGTCCCTTAAAGATGTGACACTGACTAAAGATGGATTAGACGTCGGACCTCCTCACAGGATGGTGAGAGTTGATGGTCTTTGTTCCTCTGATACATCCTATAGCTCTTCGTCAGACAGCACTGATCTGGAG TGGGACTTTGAAGCTGCAATTGCACAGTGGAgtaaaccagcagcagaaccacaggAGGGGGACAAGTTCCTGCTCCAAGACTGGCCAACAAACCCCAAACCCTTCAGTGTCTGCATTTGCTCGATGGCTGGACTCCCGCAGAAGAGTCAGTGTTCTGCAAATGAGAGCAGCTCTGCTGTGAGCTGA
- the tmem44 gene encoding transmembrane protein 44 isoform X1 — protein sequence MDGGASTAEDELRGSSDHFITSLRAFWLHSVASCGSPGAAHLCVPAGLTLLSAVLLLLSYLLIVCRKYKLRGEYSKETMIVFYSFLGNLCSTVGAVLARQFHLQISMAAFAALMDGVHCILCCLPVFLCWNSKTQRRLRAVKRRRRQHFLAVGVLMVVAGGFLKSRVDEPITIRSVSGRKLLHSSIQISSWRLMMDSKEILGYILGLLASVIAWTSRFPALCRARRGQNLTQTFIVSGFLCSISGALYTAAILLYDVRFRFLIRVMPWLLSSIGCVILDLLILVIHWCKIGTRQKTMKLSPDIEGLLGMNTEHTAVMKQQKKQQKPPSAQTKFSVFSSTTKNVQKTIEMGQYMDVSGQKTSKLLSLKDVTLTKDGLDVGPPHRMVRVDGLCSSDTSYSSSSDSTDLEWDFEAAIAQWSKPAAEPQEGDKFLLQDWPTNPKPFSVCICSMAGLPQKSQCSANESSSAVS from the exons ATGGATGGAGGTGCCTCGACCGCTGAGGATGAGCTCAGAGGAAGCTCTGATCATTTCATCACCAGCCTCCGTGCCTTTTGGCTTCACTCGGTCGCCAGCTGCGGGTCTCCAGGCGCGGCCCATCTGTGCGTCCCCGCTGGTCTCACATTGCTTTCCGCTGTCCTATTGCTCCTTTCTTACCTCTT GATCGTGTGTAGGAAGTATAAATTAAGAGGAGAATATTCAAAGGAAACCATGATAGTCTTCTACAGTTTTCTGGGTAACCTGTGCAGCACTGTGGGAGCAGTTCTGGCTAGACAGTTTCACCTACAG ATTTCTATGGCTGCGTTTGCTGCTTTAATGGATGGTGTGCACTGTATCTTGTGCTGCCTTCCGGTGTTCCTGTGTTGGAACTCCAAAACTC AGCGGAGGCTGAGGGCGGTGAAGAGGCGCAGGAGGCAGCATTTTCTGGCTGTGGGTGTGTTGATGGTGGTTGCAGGAGGGTTCCTGAAGTCCAGAGTTGATGAACCTATAACGATTAGATCTGTCAGTGGAAGGAAGCTGCTGCACAGCTCCATTCAAATCTCCAGCTGGAGACTGATGATG GACAGCAAAGAAATCCTTGGTTACATTCTGGGCCTGCTGGCCTCTGTCATTGCCTGGACCTCCAGGTTCCCTGCACTCTGCAGAGCA aggCGAGGACAGAACCTGACCCAGACATTTATTGTCTCTGGGTTTTTGTGCTCCATATCTGGTGCCCTCTACACTGCAGCCATCCTCTTATATGACGTCCGGTTCAGATTTCTTATCAGAGTTATGCCTTGGTTGCTGTCATCGATTGGCTGTGTCATCCTGGACCTGCTT ATTTTAGTGATCCACTGGTGCAAGATAGGAACCAGGCAGAAGACAATGAAACTATCACCAGATATAGAAGGACTTTTAGGCATGAACACTGAACATACTGCTGtcatgaagcagcagaaaaaacagcaaaaacctccatcagcacaaacaaaa ttttcagtcttttcttcaACGACAAAGAATGTACAGAAGACGATTGAGATGGGCCAATATATGGACGTCAGTGGTCAAAAGACATCTAAA ctgcTGTCCCTTAAAGATGTGACACTGACTAAAGATGGATTAGACGTCGGACCTCCTCACAGGATGGTGAGAGTTGATGGTCTTTGTTCCTCTGATACATCCTATAGCTCTTCGTCAGACAGCACTGATCTGGAG TGGGACTTTGAAGCTGCAATTGCACAGTGGAgtaaaccagcagcagaaccacaggAGGGGGACAAGTTCCTGCTCCAAGACTGGCCAACAAACCCCAAACCCTTCAGTGTCTGCATTTGCTCGATGGCTGGACTCCCGCAGAAGAGTCAGTGTTCTGCAAATGAGAGCAGCTCTGCTGTGAGCTGA
- the tmem44 gene encoding transmembrane protein 44 isoform X3, protein MDGGASTAEDELRGSSDHFITSLRAFWLHSVASCGSPGAAHLCVPAGLTLLSAVLLLLSYLLIVCRKYKLRGEYSKETMIVFYSFLGNLCSTVGAVLARQFHLQISMAAFAALMDGVHCILCCLPVFLCWNSKTQRRLRAVKRRRRQHFLAVGVLMVVAGGFLKSRVDEPITIRSVSGRKLLHSSIQISSWRLMMDSKEILGYILGLLASVIAWTSRFPALCRARRGQNLTQTFIVSGFLCSISGALYTAAILLYDVRFRFLIRVMPWLLSSIGCVILDLLILVIHWCKIGTRQKTMKLSPDIEGLLGMNTEHTAVMKQQKKQQKPPSAQTKFSVFSSTTKNVQKTIEMGQYMDVSGQKTSKLLSLKDVTLTKDGLDVGPPHRMWDFEAAIAQWSKPAAEPQEGDKFLLQDWPTNPKPFSVCICSMAGLPQKSQCSANESSSAVS, encoded by the exons ATGGATGGAGGTGCCTCGACCGCTGAGGATGAGCTCAGAGGAAGCTCTGATCATTTCATCACCAGCCTCCGTGCCTTTTGGCTTCACTCGGTCGCCAGCTGCGGGTCTCCAGGCGCGGCCCATCTGTGCGTCCCCGCTGGTCTCACATTGCTTTCCGCTGTCCTATTGCTCCTTTCTTACCTCTT GATCGTGTGTAGGAAGTATAAATTAAGAGGAGAATATTCAAAGGAAACCATGATAGTCTTCTACAGTTTTCTGGGTAACCTGTGCAGCACTGTGGGAGCAGTTCTGGCTAGACAGTTTCACCTACAG ATTTCTATGGCTGCGTTTGCTGCTTTAATGGATGGTGTGCACTGTATCTTGTGCTGCCTTCCGGTGTTCCTGTGTTGGAACTCCAAAACTC AGCGGAGGCTGAGGGCGGTGAAGAGGCGCAGGAGGCAGCATTTTCTGGCTGTGGGTGTGTTGATGGTGGTTGCAGGAGGGTTCCTGAAGTCCAGAGTTGATGAACCTATAACGATTAGATCTGTCAGTGGAAGGAAGCTGCTGCACAGCTCCATTCAAATCTCCAGCTGGAGACTGATGATG GACAGCAAAGAAATCCTTGGTTACATTCTGGGCCTGCTGGCCTCTGTCATTGCCTGGACCTCCAGGTTCCCTGCACTCTGCAGAGCA aggCGAGGACAGAACCTGACCCAGACATTTATTGTCTCTGGGTTTTTGTGCTCCATATCTGGTGCCCTCTACACTGCAGCCATCCTCTTATATGACGTCCGGTTCAGATTTCTTATCAGAGTTATGCCTTGGTTGCTGTCATCGATTGGCTGTGTCATCCTGGACCTGCTT ATTTTAGTGATCCACTGGTGCAAGATAGGAACCAGGCAGAAGACAATGAAACTATCACCAGATATAGAAGGACTTTTAGGCATGAACACTGAACATACTGCTGtcatgaagcagcagaaaaaacagcaaaaacctccatcagcacaaacaaaa ttttcagtcttttcttcaACGACAAAGAATGTACAGAAGACGATTGAGATGGGCCAATATATGGACGTCAGTGGTCAAAAGACATCTAAA ctgcTGTCCCTTAAAGATGTGACACTGACTAAAGATGGATTAGACGTCGGACCTCCTCACAGGATG TGGGACTTTGAAGCTGCAATTGCACAGTGGAgtaaaccagcagcagaaccacaggAGGGGGACAAGTTCCTGCTCCAAGACTGGCCAACAAACCCCAAACCCTTCAGTGTCTGCATTTGCTCGATGGCTGGACTCCCGCAGAAGAGTCAGTGTTCTGCAAATGAGAGCAGCTCTGCTGTGAGCTGA